A single Anatilimnocola floriformis DNA region contains:
- a CDS encoding nuclear transport factor 2 family protein yields MTLHLPQPVDAYFTADKADGEAVSNCFTANAVVKDEGHTYQGQAAIKKWKDDVATKYTYTCDPFACESQNGKTVVTCRLQGNFPGSPADLRFLFQLTGNKIESLEVIP; encoded by the coding sequence ATGACACTGCACTTGCCGCAACCCGTTGACGCCTATTTCACTGCCGACAAAGCCGATGGCGAGGCGGTTTCCAACTGCTTCACGGCCAATGCCGTTGTGAAGGATGAGGGCCACACGTATCAGGGCCAGGCCGCCATCAAGAAATGGAAGGACGATGTAGCAACCAAGTACACGTACACGTGCGATCCCTTCGCGTGCGAATCGCAGAATGGCAAGACCGTAGTTACTTGCCGGCTGCAAGGCAATTTTCCCGGCAGCCCTGCCGACCTTCGGTTCTTATTCCAGCTCACGGGCAACAAGATCGAATCGTTGGAGGTGATTCCGTAA
- a CDS encoding FixH family protein, translating into MSNFTLELTHPWRLLGIVLLPILIYYFYRSLVDFPRWQRQTSLVTRSIIVLLLLLALAGLTLSRPTHEQFVVVCVDRSLSVGEEANKVIEPFLKDAVAQAGANRLAYLPFEMSPGQLSTELKSLDPPPAKDPKEANDPKQADPKQADPKQAAPKKEGTNIAAVVEAAIAAVPPGYVPQVVLVTDGNETLGNALQTVLRAGVPVSTVPLPTRQDLETQISAVNLPAQVRQGEPFFVEVVIDSNHDDEGVIQVFRGDHQVVNEKKTIKKGENRFRFQQSIESERLAAFTAQVSGLTSDALLDNNSASGLIYTAGKPRVLIVESDPKLIRDLVAALEQEEIQVDVRPPTGMPDNLSDLQNYEMLMLSNVPATALSQRQMEIARTYVQDLGGGFMMLGGEQSFGLGGYYKSVLEEVLPVRSDFEKEKEKPGLGMVLVIDKSGSMSGDKMEMAKSAARSAVELLGSKDQIGVVAFDGDTFTISEMQSASNKGRISDDISRIEASGGTTMYPAMERAHEMLQQTTARLKHVIILTDGVSSPGDFAGLAAEMNQMKITVSTVGVGADSATDVLEEVAKAGSGRYYFTDDPANIPQIFAKETVTASKSAIDEQPFVPQVIRATQALKGLDVENAPFLLGYVKTRPKPTCELILATEKGDPLLVWWRYGLGMSAAFTSDAKTRWAAEWLTWPEFAKFWAQIVRHTMRKNEAKGVVVEVEQRGGQAFVTLDAVDAAGRFLNQAETELTLIDPRLGNQKLTLAQTAPGRYTGTVDTPLTGAYHLEIAQKKDGQAIYRQSRGMHVGYSDELRLKPTNEPLLKQLAEVSGGRFAPTAAELFKPTERSALRPTPLWPWLVTIAAVLLVLDVFLRRVDLSLLFGRRPLVVQVRGGKTSSQSRPTARTAVKS; encoded by the coding sequence ATGAGCAACTTCACACTCGAGCTGACTCATCCCTGGCGCTTGCTGGGAATCGTGCTGCTGCCGATTCTCATTTATTACTTCTATCGCAGCCTGGTCGATTTTCCGCGCTGGCAACGGCAGACGTCGCTCGTTACGCGGTCGATCATCGTTCTGCTGCTTTTGCTCGCGCTGGCCGGGCTCACGCTCTCGCGCCCCACGCATGAGCAGTTCGTGGTGGTGTGCGTCGATCGCAGTTTGAGTGTGGGCGAAGAGGCCAACAAAGTCATCGAGCCGTTCCTCAAAGATGCCGTCGCGCAGGCCGGTGCGAATCGCTTGGCTTACTTGCCGTTTGAAATGTCGCCGGGGCAATTGAGCACGGAGCTGAAGTCGCTCGATCCTCCACCGGCCAAAGACCCGAAAGAAGCGAACGATCCAAAACAGGCCGATCCAAAACAGGCCGATCCAAAACAGGCCGCTCCGAAAAAGGAAGGGACGAACATCGCTGCCGTTGTCGAAGCGGCGATCGCTGCCGTGCCACCCGGATACGTGCCGCAAGTGGTGCTCGTCACCGACGGCAACGAAACGCTGGGGAATGCTCTGCAAACCGTGCTCCGCGCCGGCGTGCCGGTTTCGACCGTTCCGCTGCCGACACGTCAGGATTTGGAAACGCAAATCTCTGCCGTGAACCTGCCAGCTCAGGTTCGCCAAGGCGAACCGTTCTTTGTCGAAGTGGTGATCGATTCGAATCACGACGACGAAGGAGTGATTCAGGTCTTTCGTGGCGATCATCAAGTCGTGAATGAGAAGAAAACGATCAAGAAGGGTGAGAACCGCTTTCGTTTTCAGCAATCGATCGAAAGCGAACGGCTGGCGGCCTTCACCGCGCAGGTCAGCGGCCTGACGAGCGACGCGCTGCTCGATAACAACAGTGCGAGCGGCCTGATCTATACGGCGGGCAAGCCGCGCGTTTTGATCGTCGAGAGCGATCCCAAATTGATTCGCGATTTGGTCGCCGCGCTCGAGCAGGAAGAGATCCAGGTCGACGTGCGGCCGCCGACCGGCATGCCGGACAATCTCTCCGATTTGCAGAATTACGAAATGCTGATGCTCTCGAACGTGCCGGCCACGGCGCTGTCGCAGCGGCAGATGGAGATTGCCCGCACCTATGTGCAGGACCTGGGCGGCGGCTTCATGATGCTCGGCGGCGAGCAGTCGTTCGGCCTCGGCGGTTATTACAAATCGGTGCTCGAAGAAGTGTTGCCGGTCCGCAGCGATTTTGAAAAGGAAAAGGAGAAGCCGGGACTGGGCATGGTGCTGGTCATCGACAAATCGGGCTCGATGTCGGGCGACAAGATGGAAATGGCCAAATCGGCGGCCCGCTCGGCCGTCGAACTGCTCGGCAGCAAAGATCAGATCGGCGTGGTGGCCTTCGACGGCGACACGTTCACCATCAGCGAGATGCAATCGGCCAGCAACAAAGGTCGCATCAGCGACGACATCAGTCGCATCGAAGCCAGTGGCGGCACGACGATGTATCCCGCCATGGAGCGGGCTCACGAGATGCTGCAGCAAACCACAGCCCGGCTGAAGCATGTCATCATTCTCACCGATGGTGTTTCGTCGCCGGGCGATTTCGCTGGCCTGGCTGCCGAAATGAATCAGATGAAAATCACCGTCAGCACGGTCGGCGTGGGCGCAGACTCCGCGACCGATGTGCTGGAAGAAGTCGCCAAGGCGGGAAGCGGCCGGTATTACTTCACCGACGACCCGGCCAACATTCCGCAGATCTTTGCCAAAGAAACCGTGACGGCGAGTAAGAGCGCGATCGATGAACAGCCCTTCGTGCCGCAGGTGATTCGCGCGACGCAAGCGCTGAAGGGACTCGACGTCGAGAACGCGCCGTTCCTGCTCGGTTATGTGAAGACGCGGCCCAAGCCGACGTGCGAGTTGATTCTGGCAACCGAGAAAGGCGATCCGCTGCTCGTTTGGTGGCGCTACGGTTTGGGGATGTCGGCTGCGTTTACTTCCGATGCCAAAACGCGCTGGGCCGCCGAGTGGCTGACCTGGCCGGAGTTTGCCAAGTTCTGGGCTCAGATCGTCCGCCATACGATGCGCAAGAACGAAGCCAAGGGCGTCGTCGTCGAAGTCGAGCAGCGCGGCGGCCAGGCCTTCGTCACGCTCGATGCCGTCGATGCGGCGGGCCGTTTTCTCAATCAAGCCGAAACGGAACTCACGCTGATCGACCCGCGCTTGGGCAACCAAAAGTTGACGCTCGCTCAGACCGCGCCGGGACGTTACACCGGCACGGTCGACACGCCGCTGACCGGCGCTTATCACCTGGAGATTGCCCAGAAGAAAGACGGTCAGGCGATCTATCGGCAGTCGCGCGGCATGCACGTCGGCTACAGCGACGAGCTGCGATTGAAGCCAACCAACGAACCGCTCCTCAAACAACTGGCCGAAGTCTCGGGTGGCCGGTTCGCACCGACCGCAGCCGAGTTGTTCAAACCGACCGAGCGTTCCGCCCTGCGACCAACACCGCTGTGGCCCTGGCTCGTGACGATCGCCGCGGTGCTGCTGGTGCTCGACGTCTTCCTGCGGCGGGTTGATTTGAGTTTGCTGTTCGGTCGGCGGCCGTTGGTGGTTCAGGTGCGCGGAGGAAAGACGTCAAGCCAGTCACGGCCGACGGCGAGAACGGCAGTGAAATCGTAA
- a CDS encoding vWA domain-containing protein — MSLAAPLALAWALLTIPIVVFYILKIRLKQVPVSTTIFWRQIFDEKAPRSLWQNLRHWLSLLMQIIWLLLLVGALAEPFFLSEKLQARRIVVVIDNSASMNATDIAPTRLAGAKQAAGRYVSSLRFHDEMAIIAAGTHPRVVCGLTNHERTLQAAIQNIPKTDGPTRVSEGVELAKRLLGESKAGQVLVFSDGGFAEQEKLIDDPLVKLQPIGTQRANIGITQFQVRRSLLDPVGYEILVEVCNAADEPAETRLDLDLNDNPVDVLPLKLAAGETWSRTFEKTSPSGGLLVAKLSTADALLADNRAQAILPTRHTQKILLVSPGNLFLQKAFEANPLVELKMTKELPTSYEPGVWHVFHRLVPKELPPGASFVVDPLAGSDLWEVGEPLANPIVTKQDSESPLMRHVRLDNVILPQARQLRPRAEATTLVGAVSGDPLYFAHIDEKRRALVLTVNLDEGDLTFRTTFPILVTNALSWFAGPAGEMREAVVSGAIANVTLPPGKPAVLRSPNGEVRPLPEKVEKVLIGPLDEVGIWKIEPAVIEASTSPVAPLEELACNLSSKTESDLRVPAGWQAKSATGIAAASFFVRPIWFYLIAAAWLLAIGEWFLYQRRWIG; from the coding sequence ACTGGCATTGGCTTGGGCATTGCTCACGATTCCGATCGTGGTGTTCTACATTTTGAAGATCCGCCTCAAACAGGTGCCGGTCTCGACGACCATCTTTTGGCGGCAGATCTTCGACGAAAAAGCTCCGCGGTCGCTGTGGCAGAACCTGCGGCATTGGTTGTCGCTGCTCATGCAGATCATTTGGCTGTTGTTGCTGGTGGGTGCGCTGGCCGAGCCGTTCTTTTTGAGCGAGAAACTGCAAGCGCGTCGGATTGTGGTGGTGATCGACAATTCGGCGAGCATGAACGCAACCGACATCGCTCCCACGCGACTCGCCGGCGCGAAGCAGGCCGCGGGGCGTTACGTCAGCTCGCTCCGCTTTCACGACGAGATGGCGATCATCGCGGCTGGCACGCATCCGCGCGTCGTGTGCGGTTTAACGAATCACGAACGAACATTGCAAGCCGCGATTCAGAATATTCCGAAGACCGATGGCCCCACGCGAGTGAGCGAGGGAGTCGAACTCGCTAAACGACTGCTTGGCGAGTCGAAAGCGGGGCAGGTGCTCGTTTTTTCCGACGGCGGGTTTGCGGAACAGGAAAAACTCATCGACGATCCGCTCGTGAAGTTGCAGCCCATCGGCACGCAGCGCGCGAACATCGGCATCACGCAGTTTCAGGTGCGGCGGAGTTTGCTCGATCCGGTGGGCTATGAAATTCTCGTGGAAGTGTGCAACGCTGCCGACGAACCGGCCGAGACGCGACTCGATCTCGATCTGAACGACAATCCGGTCGATGTGCTGCCGCTGAAGCTGGCGGCGGGAGAGACCTGGAGTCGCACGTTCGAAAAAACCTCCCCCTCCGGCGGCTTGCTTGTGGCCAAACTCTCCACGGCCGATGCTTTGCTCGCCGACAATCGCGCGCAGGCCATTCTGCCGACGCGGCACACGCAAAAAATTCTGCTCGTCTCGCCCGGCAATCTGTTTCTGCAAAAAGCTTTCGAAGCCAATCCGCTGGTCGAGCTGAAAATGACCAAGGAATTGCCGACGAGTTACGAACCGGGAGTCTGGCATGTCTTTCATCGCCTCGTGCCGAAGGAACTGCCGCCGGGAGCTTCATTCGTCGTCGATCCGCTGGCAGGGAGCGACCTGTGGGAAGTGGGCGAACCCCTCGCCAACCCGATTGTCACCAAGCAAGACTCCGAGTCGCCGCTGATGCGTCACGTGCGGCTCGACAACGTCATCCTGCCGCAAGCGCGCCAGCTCAGGCCGCGCGCCGAAGCAACGACCTTGGTCGGCGCGGTCAGTGGTGATCCGCTGTACTTCGCGCACATCGATGAAAAACGCCGCGCACTAGTCCTGACGGTGAACCTCGACGAAGGGGATCTCACTTTTCGCACGACGTTCCCGATTCTGGTGACCAACGCCCTCAGTTGGTTTGCAGGTCCCGCTGGTGAAATGCGTGAAGCAGTTGTCTCGGGCGCGATTGCGAATGTCACACTACCGCCGGGCAAACCGGCGGTGCTGCGCTCTCCGAACGGCGAAGTGCGGCCGTTGCCAGAGAAGGTCGAGAAGGTTTTGATCGGCCCGCTCGATGAAGTTGGTATTTGGAAGATCGAACCCGCCGTAATCGAAGCTTCGACGTCACCTGTCGCGCCGCTGGAAGAGCTCGCCTGCAATCTGAGCAGCAAAACCGAAAGCGATCTGCGCGTGCCTGCCGGTTGGCAAGCGAAATCTGCAACCGGCATTGCAGCGGCGAGCTTCTTCGTGCGGCCGATTTGGTTTTATCTCATCGCCGCGGCCTGGCTGCTGGCGATTGGTGAATGGTTCCTGTACCAACGACGGTGGATCGGCTAG